A DNA window from Drosophila sechellia strain sech25 chromosome X, ASM438219v1, whole genome shotgun sequence contains the following coding sequences:
- the LOC6615844 gene encoding DNA-binding protein Ewg isoform X3, whose protein sequence is MLDEDIQSLGSDDDDEDLISSDGSLYEGDLGSMPVNDDVAHQLAAAGPVGVAAAAAIASSKKRKRPHCFETNPSVRKRQQNRLLRKLRAIIYEFTGRVGKQAVVLVATPGKPNTSYKVFGAKPLEDVLRNLKNIVMDELDNALAQQAPPPPQDDPSLFELPGLVIDGIPTPVEKMTQAQLRAFIPLMLKYSTGRGKPGWGRESTRPPWWPKELPWANVRMDARSEDDKQKISWTHALRKIVINCYKYHGREDLLPTFADDEDKVNALISQSGDEDEDMELSNPPTIHTVTTMTPPTGNSNQPQQVNVVKINSAGTVITTHTAQSNIPAPTIIQSTNNQHVTTTATLPASTKIEICQAPAQNQQHHQHHQTHLPNTVHIQPVAGGQPQTIQLTTASGTATATAVQTTAAAVSAAQAHAHSQSQAHSQSSANQTVTAQQIANAQVCIEPITLSDVDYTTQTVLSQNADGTVSLIQVDPNNPIITLPDGTTAQVQGVATLHQGEGGATIQTVQSLNDVNGHENMTVDLTETQDGQIYITTEDGQGYPVSVSNVISVPVSMYQSVMANVQQIQTNSDGTVCLAPMQVENGDQLETITMSPGMHQMMIQGGHGQEPQLVQVVSLKDATLLSKAMEAINSGNVKSEDTIIMEQ, encoded by the exons ATGCTTGATGAGGATATCCAGAGCTTGGGCtccgacgacgacgacgaggatcTAATCAGCAGCGATGGCAGTTTATACGAGGGAGATCTGGGTTCAATGCCAGTGAATGATGACGTGGCCCACCAATTAGCAGCCGCAGGACCAGTAGGCgtggcagcagcggcagcaatagCGAGTTCtaaaaagcgaaagagacCCCATTGTTTCGAAACAAATCCCTCGGTTAGAAAACGGCAACAAAATCGATTGTTGCGCAAGCTGAGAGCTATTATCTATGAGTTTACGGGCAGAGTGGGCAAACAAGCGGTAGTTTTGGTGGCCACACCGGGTAAACCCAACACAAGCTATAAGGTTTTTGGGGCCAAACCCCTGGAAGACGTGCTGCGCAACCTAAAAAACATTGTAATGGATGAACTGGACAATGCACTGGCCCAGCAAGCTCCCCCTCCGCCCCAAGATGATCCTTCCCTTTTCGAACTGCCTGGCTTGGTAATCGATGGTATACCCACTCCCGTAGAAAAGATGACCCAGGCGCAGCTGAGAGCCTTTATCCCGCTGATGCTCAAGTATTCTACGGGACGAGGGAAGCCAGGATGGGGCAGGGAGTCTACCAGACCGCCCTGGTGGCCAAAGGAGCTACCCTGGGCTAATGTGAGGATGGATGCCCGTTCCGAGGACGACAAACAGAAG ATCAGCTGGACACATGCTCTACGCAAGATTGTGATCAACTGCTACAAGTACCATGGAAGGGAGGATCTGCTGCCCACCTTTGCCGATGACGAGGACAAGGTTAACGCGTTGATTTCGCAATCGGGCGACGAAGACGAGGACATGGAGCTTTCAAATCCTCCTACCATCCACACGGTGACGACAATGACGCCACCGACGGGCAACAGCAAT CAACCGCAGCAGGTGAATGTTGTGAAAATCAATAGTGCTGGAACAGTGATCACCACCCACACGGCCCAAAGCAACATTCCTGCTCCGACAATCATCCAGAGTACCAATAACCAGCATGTGACCACGACGGCTACGCTGCCCGCCTCTACAAAGATTGAGATCTGCCAGGCGCCGGCTCAGAATCAGCAGCACCATCAACACCACCAGACGCACTTGCCCAACACTGTTCATATTCAGCCAGTGGCCGGAGGACAGCCACAAACAATCCAGTTGACCACTGCCAGTGGAACGGCAACCGCCACAGCGGTTCAGACGACAGCCGCCGCCGTAAGTGCGGCACAGGCTCACGCGCATTCGCAGTCCCAGGCTCACTCCCAGTCGAGTGCTAACCAGACGGTCACTGCCCAGCAGATCGCCAATGCTCAAGTCTGCATCGAGCCAATTACGCTCAGCGATGTTGAT TACACCACGCAAACGGTCCTCTCACAGAATGCCGATGGTACCGTATCGCTAATCCAGGTAGACCCGAATAATCCCATTATCACACTGCCGGATGGTACAACTGCCCAGGTTCAAGGTGTTGCCACG CTCCACCAGGGTGAAGGCGGTGCTACCATTCAGACAGTTCAGAGTCTCAATGATGTAAATGGCCATGAGAACATGACCGTAGATCTTACCGAGACGCAGGATGggcaaatatatattacaaCCGAGGATGGCCAAG GATATCCCGTTTCGGTGAGCAATGTGATCTCAGTTCCCGTCTCTATGTACCAGTCGGTGATGGCCAATGTGCAGCAGATCCAGACGAACAGCGATGGAACAGTGTGCCTCGCGCCGATGCAG GTGGAGAATGGCGATCAGCTGGAGACCATCACCATGTCGCCTGGAATGCACCAGATGATGATCCAAGGAGGTCATGGACAAGAGCCCCAGCTGGTACAGGTGGTCAGCTTAAAGGATGCCACCCTGCTAAGCAAGGCTATGGAGGCCATTAATTCCGGCAACGTGAAGTCCGAAGACACGATTATTATGGAACAATAG
- the LOC6615844 gene encoding DNA-binding protein Ewg isoform X6 → MLDEDIQSLGSDDDDEDLISSDGSLYEGDLGSMPVNDDVAHQLAAAGPVGVAAAAAIASSKKRKRPHCFETNPSVRKRQQNRLLRKLRAIIYEFTGRVGKQAVVLVATPGKPNTSYKVFGAKPLEDVLRNLKNIVMDELDNALAQQAPPPPQDDPSLFELPGLVIDGIPTPVEKMTQAQLRAFIPLMLKYSTGRGKPGWGRESTRPPWWPKELPWANVRMDARSEDDKQKISWTHALRKIVINCYKYHGREDLLPTFADDEDKVNALISQSGDEDEDMELSNPPTIHTVTTMTPPTGNSNYTTQTVLSQNADGTVSLIQVDPNNPIITLPDGTTAQVQGVATLHQGEGGATIQTVQSLNDVNGHENMTVDLTETQDGQIYITTEDGQGYPVSVSNVISVPVSMYQSVMANVQQIQTNSDGTVCLAPMQVENGDQLETITMSPGMHQMMIQGGHGQEPQLVQVVSLKDATLLSKAMEAINSGNVKSEDTIIMEQ, encoded by the exons ATGCTTGATGAGGATATCCAGAGCTTGGGCtccgacgacgacgacgaggatcTAATCAGCAGCGATGGCAGTTTATACGAGGGAGATCTGGGTTCAATGCCAGTGAATGATGACGTGGCCCACCAATTAGCAGCCGCAGGACCAGTAGGCgtggcagcagcggcagcaatagCGAGTTCtaaaaagcgaaagagacCCCATTGTTTCGAAACAAATCCCTCGGTTAGAAAACGGCAACAAAATCGATTGTTGCGCAAGCTGAGAGCTATTATCTATGAGTTTACGGGCAGAGTGGGCAAACAAGCGGTAGTTTTGGTGGCCACACCGGGTAAACCCAACACAAGCTATAAGGTTTTTGGGGCCAAACCCCTGGAAGACGTGCTGCGCAACCTAAAAAACATTGTAATGGATGAACTGGACAATGCACTGGCCCAGCAAGCTCCCCCTCCGCCCCAAGATGATCCTTCCCTTTTCGAACTGCCTGGCTTGGTAATCGATGGTATACCCACTCCCGTAGAAAAGATGACCCAGGCGCAGCTGAGAGCCTTTATCCCGCTGATGCTCAAGTATTCTACGGGACGAGGGAAGCCAGGATGGGGCAGGGAGTCTACCAGACCGCCCTGGTGGCCAAAGGAGCTACCCTGGGCTAATGTGAGGATGGATGCCCGTTCCGAGGACGACAAACAGAAG ATCAGCTGGACACATGCTCTACGCAAGATTGTGATCAACTGCTACAAGTACCATGGAAGGGAGGATCTGCTGCCCACCTTTGCCGATGACGAGGACAAGGTTAACGCGTTGATTTCGCAATCGGGCGACGAAGACGAGGACATGGAGCTTTCAAATCCTCCTACCATCCACACGGTGACGACAATGACGCCACCGACGGGCAACAGCAAT TACACCACGCAAACGGTCCTCTCACAGAATGCCGATGGTACCGTATCGCTAATCCAGGTAGACCCGAATAATCCCATTATCACACTGCCGGATGGTACAACTGCCCAGGTTCAAGGTGTTGCCACG CTCCACCAGGGTGAAGGCGGTGCTACCATTCAGACAGTTCAGAGTCTCAATGATGTAAATGGCCATGAGAACATGACCGTAGATCTTACCGAGACGCAGGATGggcaaatatatattacaaCCGAGGATGGCCAAG GATATCCCGTTTCGGTGAGCAATGTGATCTCAGTTCCCGTCTCTATGTACCAGTCGGTGATGGCCAATGTGCAGCAGATCCAGACGAACAGCGATGGAACAGTGTGCCTCGCGCCGATGCAG GTGGAGAATGGCGATCAGCTGGAGACCATCACCATGTCGCCTGGAATGCACCAGATGATGATCCAAGGAGGTCATGGACAAGAGCCCCAGCTGGTACAGGTGGTCAGCTTAAAGGATGCCACCCTGCTAAGCAAGGCTATGGAGGCCATTAATTCCGGCAACGTGAAGTCCGAAGACACGATTATTATGGAACAATAG
- the LOC6615844 gene encoding DNA-binding protein Ewg isoform X4 yields MLDEDIQSLGSDDDDEDLISSDGSLYEGDLGSMPVNDDVAHQLAAAGPVGVAAAAAIASSKKRKRPHCFETNPSVRKRQQNRLLRKLRAIIYEFTGRVGKQAVVLVATPGKPNTSYKVFGAKPLEDVLRNLKNIVMDELDNALAQQAPPPPQDDPSLFELPGLVIDGIPTPVEKMTQAQLRAFIPLMLKYSTGRGKPGWGRESTRPPWWPKELPWANVRMDARSEDDKQKISWTHALRKIVINCYKYHGREDLLPTFADDEDKVNALISQSGDEDEDMELSNPPTIHTVTTMTPPTGNSNQPQQVNVVKINSAGTVITTHTAQSNIPAPTIIQSTNNQHVTTTATLPASTKIEICQAPAQNQQHHQHHQTHLPNTVHIQPVAGGQPQTIQLTTASGTATATAVQTTAAAVSAAQAHAHSQSQAHSQSSANQTVTAQQIANAQVCIEPITLSDVDYTTQTVLSQNADGTVSLIQVDPNNPIITLPDGTTAQVQGVATLHQGEGGATIQTVQSLNDVNGHENMTVDLTETQDGQIYITTEDGQGYPVSVSNVISVPVSMYQSVMANVQQIQTNSDGTVCLAPMQIGKLENFQGPLDLWRMAISWRPSPCRLECTR; encoded by the exons ATGCTTGATGAGGATATCCAGAGCTTGGGCtccgacgacgacgacgaggatcTAATCAGCAGCGATGGCAGTTTATACGAGGGAGATCTGGGTTCAATGCCAGTGAATGATGACGTGGCCCACCAATTAGCAGCCGCAGGACCAGTAGGCgtggcagcagcggcagcaatagCGAGTTCtaaaaagcgaaagagacCCCATTGTTTCGAAACAAATCCCTCGGTTAGAAAACGGCAACAAAATCGATTGTTGCGCAAGCTGAGAGCTATTATCTATGAGTTTACGGGCAGAGTGGGCAAACAAGCGGTAGTTTTGGTGGCCACACCGGGTAAACCCAACACAAGCTATAAGGTTTTTGGGGCCAAACCCCTGGAAGACGTGCTGCGCAACCTAAAAAACATTGTAATGGATGAACTGGACAATGCACTGGCCCAGCAAGCTCCCCCTCCGCCCCAAGATGATCCTTCCCTTTTCGAACTGCCTGGCTTGGTAATCGATGGTATACCCACTCCCGTAGAAAAGATGACCCAGGCGCAGCTGAGAGCCTTTATCCCGCTGATGCTCAAGTATTCTACGGGACGAGGGAAGCCAGGATGGGGCAGGGAGTCTACCAGACCGCCCTGGTGGCCAAAGGAGCTACCCTGGGCTAATGTGAGGATGGATGCCCGTTCCGAGGACGACAAACAGAAG ATCAGCTGGACACATGCTCTACGCAAGATTGTGATCAACTGCTACAAGTACCATGGAAGGGAGGATCTGCTGCCCACCTTTGCCGATGACGAGGACAAGGTTAACGCGTTGATTTCGCAATCGGGCGACGAAGACGAGGACATGGAGCTTTCAAATCCTCCTACCATCCACACGGTGACGACAATGACGCCACCGACGGGCAACAGCAAT CAACCGCAGCAGGTGAATGTTGTGAAAATCAATAGTGCTGGAACAGTGATCACCACCCACACGGCCCAAAGCAACATTCCTGCTCCGACAATCATCCAGAGTACCAATAACCAGCATGTGACCACGACGGCTACGCTGCCCGCCTCTACAAAGATTGAGATCTGCCAGGCGCCGGCTCAGAATCAGCAGCACCATCAACACCACCAGACGCACTTGCCCAACACTGTTCATATTCAGCCAGTGGCCGGAGGACAGCCACAAACAATCCAGTTGACCACTGCCAGTGGAACGGCAACCGCCACAGCGGTTCAGACGACAGCCGCCGCCGTAAGTGCGGCACAGGCTCACGCGCATTCGCAGTCCCAGGCTCACTCCCAGTCGAGTGCTAACCAGACGGTCACTGCCCAGCAGATCGCCAATGCTCAAGTCTGCATCGAGCCAATTACGCTCAGCGATGTTGAT TACACCACGCAAACGGTCCTCTCACAGAATGCCGATGGTACCGTATCGCTAATCCAGGTAGACCCGAATAATCCCATTATCACACTGCCGGATGGTACAACTGCCCAGGTTCAAGGTGTTGCCACG CTCCACCAGGGTGAAGGCGGTGCTACCATTCAGACAGTTCAGAGTCTCAATGATGTAAATGGCCATGAGAACATGACCGTAGATCTTACCGAGACGCAGGATGggcaaatatatattacaaCCGAGGATGGCCAAG GATATCCCGTTTCGGTGAGCAATGTGATCTCAGTTCCCGTCTCTATGTACCAGTCGGTGATGGCCAATGTGCAGCAGATCCAGACGAACAGCGATGGAACAGTGTGCCTCGCGCCGATGCAG ATAGGAAAACTGGAGAATTTTCAAGGACCCCTTGATCT GTGGAGAATGGCGATCAGCTGGAGACCATCACCATGTCGCCTGGAATGCACCAGATGA
- the LOC6615844 gene encoding DNA-binding protein Ewg isoform X1: protein MLDEDIQSLGSDDDDEDLISSDGSLYEGDLGSMPVNDDVAHQLAAAGPVGVAAAAAIASSKKRKRPHCFETNPSVRKRQQNRLLRKLRAIIYEFTGRVGKQAVVLVATPGKPNTSYKVFGAKPLEDVLRNLKNIVMDELDNALAQQAPPPPQDDPSLFELPGLVIDGIPTPVEKMTQAQLRAFIPLMLKYSTGRGKPGWGRESTRPPWWPKELPWANVRMDARSEDDKQKISWTHALRKIVINCYKYHGREDLLPTFADDEDKVNALISQSGDEDEDMELSNPPTIHTVTTMTPPTGNSNQPQQVNVVKINSAGTVITTHTAQSNIPAPTIIQSTNNQHVTTTATLPASTKIEICQAPAQNQQHHQHHQTHLPNTVHIQPVAGGQPQTIQLTTASGTATATAVQTTAAAVSAAQAHAHSQSQAHSQSSANQTVTAQQIANAQVCIEPITLSDVDYTTQTVLSQNADGTVSLIQVDPNNPIITLPDGTTAQVQGVATLHQGEGGATIQTVQSLNDVNGHENMTVDLTETQDGQIYITTEDGQGYPVSVSNVISVPVSMYQSVMANVQQIQTNSDGTVCLAPMQVDTSVNRSTSTAASSSSSLGNGGVQCYSLISAGSSVLGRRSGGVIGHQVTPGERYYIATSTTTSSNLGHHNNNNFTLANNNNSVKMPIVLATPSIPQVANKRSTRKRSIGVTGGGDVMVQKRGRPNSSLKSKSQLNANENDHSSGTSSSIRCVDSASLTSVQLQLPAIKLEHLG, encoded by the exons ATGCTTGATGAGGATATCCAGAGCTTGGGCtccgacgacgacgacgaggatcTAATCAGCAGCGATGGCAGTTTATACGAGGGAGATCTGGGTTCAATGCCAGTGAATGATGACGTGGCCCACCAATTAGCAGCCGCAGGACCAGTAGGCgtggcagcagcggcagcaatagCGAGTTCtaaaaagcgaaagagacCCCATTGTTTCGAAACAAATCCCTCGGTTAGAAAACGGCAACAAAATCGATTGTTGCGCAAGCTGAGAGCTATTATCTATGAGTTTACGGGCAGAGTGGGCAAACAAGCGGTAGTTTTGGTGGCCACACCGGGTAAACCCAACACAAGCTATAAGGTTTTTGGGGCCAAACCCCTGGAAGACGTGCTGCGCAACCTAAAAAACATTGTAATGGATGAACTGGACAATGCACTGGCCCAGCAAGCTCCCCCTCCGCCCCAAGATGATCCTTCCCTTTTCGAACTGCCTGGCTTGGTAATCGATGGTATACCCACTCCCGTAGAAAAGATGACCCAGGCGCAGCTGAGAGCCTTTATCCCGCTGATGCTCAAGTATTCTACGGGACGAGGGAAGCCAGGATGGGGCAGGGAGTCTACCAGACCGCCCTGGTGGCCAAAGGAGCTACCCTGGGCTAATGTGAGGATGGATGCCCGTTCCGAGGACGACAAACAGAAG ATCAGCTGGACACATGCTCTACGCAAGATTGTGATCAACTGCTACAAGTACCATGGAAGGGAGGATCTGCTGCCCACCTTTGCCGATGACGAGGACAAGGTTAACGCGTTGATTTCGCAATCGGGCGACGAAGACGAGGACATGGAGCTTTCAAATCCTCCTACCATCCACACGGTGACGACAATGACGCCACCGACGGGCAACAGCAAT CAACCGCAGCAGGTGAATGTTGTGAAAATCAATAGTGCTGGAACAGTGATCACCACCCACACGGCCCAAAGCAACATTCCTGCTCCGACAATCATCCAGAGTACCAATAACCAGCATGTGACCACGACGGCTACGCTGCCCGCCTCTACAAAGATTGAGATCTGCCAGGCGCCGGCTCAGAATCAGCAGCACCATCAACACCACCAGACGCACTTGCCCAACACTGTTCATATTCAGCCAGTGGCCGGAGGACAGCCACAAACAATCCAGTTGACCACTGCCAGTGGAACGGCAACCGCCACAGCGGTTCAGACGACAGCCGCCGCCGTAAGTGCGGCACAGGCTCACGCGCATTCGCAGTCCCAGGCTCACTCCCAGTCGAGTGCTAACCAGACGGTCACTGCCCAGCAGATCGCCAATGCTCAAGTCTGCATCGAGCCAATTACGCTCAGCGATGTTGAT TACACCACGCAAACGGTCCTCTCACAGAATGCCGATGGTACCGTATCGCTAATCCAGGTAGACCCGAATAATCCCATTATCACACTGCCGGATGGTACAACTGCCCAGGTTCAAGGTGTTGCCACG CTCCACCAGGGTGAAGGCGGTGCTACCATTCAGACAGTTCAGAGTCTCAATGATGTAAATGGCCATGAGAACATGACCGTAGATCTTACCGAGACGCAGGATGggcaaatatatattacaaCCGAGGATGGCCAAG GATATCCCGTTTCGGTGAGCAATGTGATCTCAGTTCCCGTCTCTATGTACCAGTCGGTGATGGCCAATGTGCAGCAGATCCAGACGAACAGCGATGGAACAGTGTGCCTCGCGCCGATGCAGGTAGATACAAGTGTCAATCGCTCCACCAGTACCGCCGCCAGCTCCTCATCCTCTTTGGGAAATGGCGGCGTTCAGTGCTATTCGCTGATCTCAGCGGGATCGTCAGTCTTAGGCCGGCGCAGTGGTGGGGTGATTGGGCATCAGGTTACTCCCGGCGAACGTTACTATATAGCCACATCCACAACCACCTCCAGCAATTTAGGgcaccacaacaacaataatttcACCCTtgcaaataacaataatagtGTAAAGATGCCCATAGTATTGGCCACTCCCAGCATTCCACAGGTGGCAAACAAGAGATCCACCAGGAAAAGGTCCATCGGGGTTACTGGGGGAGGAGATGTAATGGTTCAGAAGCGTGGGAGACCCAATTCGTCTCTAAAAAGCAAATCCCAGCTAAATGCCAATGAAAATGACCACTCCTCCGGTACTTCCTCTTCCATCCGTTGTGTGGACAGTGCCAGTTTAACCAGCGTGCAGCTTCAACTGCCGGCCATTAAACTGGAGCACTTGGGGTAG
- the LOC6615844 gene encoding DNA-binding protein Ewg isoform X2: protein MLDEDIQSLGSDDDDEDLISSDGSLYEGDLGSMPVNDDVAHQLAAAGPVGVAAAAAIASSKKRKRPHCFETNPSVRKRQQNRLLRKLRAIIYEFTGRVGKQAVVLVATPGKPNTSYKVFGAKPLEDVLRNLKNIVMDELDNALAQQAPPPPQDDPSLFELPGLVIDGIPTPVEKMTQAQLRAFIPLMLKYSTGRGKPGWGRESTRPPWWPKELPWANVRMDARSEDDKQKISWTHALRKIVINCYKYHGREDLLPTFADDEDKVNALISQSGDEDEDMELSNPPTIHTVTTMTPPTGNSNQPQQVNVVKINSAGTVITTHTAQSNIPAPTIIQSTNNQHVTTTATLPASTKIEICQAPAQNQQHHQHHQTHLPNTVHIQPVAGGQPQTIQLTTASGTATATAVQTTAAAYTTQTVLSQNADGTVSLIQVDPNNPIITLPDGTTAQVQGVATLHQGEGGATIQTVQSLNDVNGHENMTVDLTETQDGQIYITTEDGQGYPVSVSNVISVPVSMYQSVMANVQQIQTNSDGTVCLAPMQVDTSVNRSTSTAASSSSSLGNGGVQCYSLISAGSSVLGRRSGGVIGHQVTPGERYYIATSTTTSSNLGHHNNNNFTLANNNNSVKMPIVLATPSIPQVANKRSTRKRSIGVTGGGDVMVQKRGRPNSSLKSKSQLNANENDHSSGTSSSIRCVDSASLTSVQLQLPAIKLEHLG from the exons ATGCTTGATGAGGATATCCAGAGCTTGGGCtccgacgacgacgacgaggatcTAATCAGCAGCGATGGCAGTTTATACGAGGGAGATCTGGGTTCAATGCCAGTGAATGATGACGTGGCCCACCAATTAGCAGCCGCAGGACCAGTAGGCgtggcagcagcggcagcaatagCGAGTTCtaaaaagcgaaagagacCCCATTGTTTCGAAACAAATCCCTCGGTTAGAAAACGGCAACAAAATCGATTGTTGCGCAAGCTGAGAGCTATTATCTATGAGTTTACGGGCAGAGTGGGCAAACAAGCGGTAGTTTTGGTGGCCACACCGGGTAAACCCAACACAAGCTATAAGGTTTTTGGGGCCAAACCCCTGGAAGACGTGCTGCGCAACCTAAAAAACATTGTAATGGATGAACTGGACAATGCACTGGCCCAGCAAGCTCCCCCTCCGCCCCAAGATGATCCTTCCCTTTTCGAACTGCCTGGCTTGGTAATCGATGGTATACCCACTCCCGTAGAAAAGATGACCCAGGCGCAGCTGAGAGCCTTTATCCCGCTGATGCTCAAGTATTCTACGGGACGAGGGAAGCCAGGATGGGGCAGGGAGTCTACCAGACCGCCCTGGTGGCCAAAGGAGCTACCCTGGGCTAATGTGAGGATGGATGCCCGTTCCGAGGACGACAAACAGAAG ATCAGCTGGACACATGCTCTACGCAAGATTGTGATCAACTGCTACAAGTACCATGGAAGGGAGGATCTGCTGCCCACCTTTGCCGATGACGAGGACAAGGTTAACGCGTTGATTTCGCAATCGGGCGACGAAGACGAGGACATGGAGCTTTCAAATCCTCCTACCATCCACACGGTGACGACAATGACGCCACCGACGGGCAACAGCAAT CAACCGCAGCAGGTGAATGTTGTGAAAATCAATAGTGCTGGAACAGTGATCACCACCCACACGGCCCAAAGCAACATTCCTGCTCCGACAATCATCCAGAGTACCAATAACCAGCATGTGACCACGACGGCTACGCTGCCCGCCTCTACAAAGATTGAGATCTGCCAGGCGCCGGCTCAGAATCAGCAGCACCATCAACACCACCAGACGCACTTGCCCAACACTGTTCATATTCAGCCAGTGGCCGGAGGACAGCCACAAACAATCCAGTTGACCACTGCCAGTGGAACGGCAACCGCCACAGCGGTTCAGACGACAGCCGCCGCC TACACCACGCAAACGGTCCTCTCACAGAATGCCGATGGTACCGTATCGCTAATCCAGGTAGACCCGAATAATCCCATTATCACACTGCCGGATGGTACAACTGCCCAGGTTCAAGGTGTTGCCACG CTCCACCAGGGTGAAGGCGGTGCTACCATTCAGACAGTTCAGAGTCTCAATGATGTAAATGGCCATGAGAACATGACCGTAGATCTTACCGAGACGCAGGATGggcaaatatatattacaaCCGAGGATGGCCAAG GATATCCCGTTTCGGTGAGCAATGTGATCTCAGTTCCCGTCTCTATGTACCAGTCGGTGATGGCCAATGTGCAGCAGATCCAGACGAACAGCGATGGAACAGTGTGCCTCGCGCCGATGCAGGTAGATACAAGTGTCAATCGCTCCACCAGTACCGCCGCCAGCTCCTCATCCTCTTTGGGAAATGGCGGCGTTCAGTGCTATTCGCTGATCTCAGCGGGATCGTCAGTCTTAGGCCGGCGCAGTGGTGGGGTGATTGGGCATCAGGTTACTCCCGGCGAACGTTACTATATAGCCACATCCACAACCACCTCCAGCAATTTAGGgcaccacaacaacaataatttcACCCTtgcaaataacaataatagtGTAAAGATGCCCATAGTATTGGCCACTCCCAGCATTCCACAGGTGGCAAACAAGAGATCCACCAGGAAAAGGTCCATCGGGGTTACTGGGGGAGGAGATGTAATGGTTCAGAAGCGTGGGAGACCCAATTCGTCTCTAAAAAGCAAATCCCAGCTAAATGCCAATGAAAATGACCACTCCTCCGGTACTTCCTCTTCCATCCGTTGTGTGGACAGTGCCAGTTTAACCAGCGTGCAGCTTCAACTGCCGGCCATTAAACTGGAGCACTTGGGGTAG